A single Anopheles maculipalpis chromosome 3RL, idAnoMacuDA_375_x, whole genome shotgun sequence DNA region contains:
- the LOC126565931 gene encoding uncharacterized protein LOC126565931 has product MIGMQVRDTAKPVTQCTNRERRPLGDIDVNRSHDKIIPSKDRQTTGEGHIPSAFQVFDDGETSSKKKNGIKISTKLASVLNNAEKKMASDKTPFLSINRMRSGEQLVTKDSCVSNTKIKAAIFNSDVPTNGVPVAEIDQLEAQFALMSVEKLHNKTQNQIPGNTAVTKNVSNATAHSTDIDLMKECCKDMCAILETAPQMQEPKSSTNSTYTGAIRKVVADTVDDKLHELPYFQLNVEAKEWKATPANATNETLNGSFPGSSKLRSGIRELPSFWNLNFDDHAQHGNTTGAQPCGGRKIVGRQLTSPKRRQKSVNRNIMFELDDRTQEILRYERGLESRRKKALEAMRVEQERIKWSALSGAAQKQQLCPIVSTNTKNQYQPAVIAATTNHNPTHTVAGIHGFQRTSSSNSSSAHSANQMPLLPLAEKQPAPVRSSICIMKHRTPPNTLIRYEKAELLKLNYSAKCADKRYDEPQDVFSYMTHFSID; this is encoded by the exons ATGATTGGGATGCAGGTACGGGACACCGCTAAGCCGGTTACACAATGCACAAATAGGGAACGCCGGCCATTGGGGG ATATCGATGTGAATCGAAGTCATGATAAAATCATTCCGTCTAAGGATAGGCAGACTACAGGCGAGGGACACATTCCTTCCGCCTTTCAGGTGTTCGACGATGGCGAAACATcatccaagaaaaaaaatggcataaaaatttcaacgaaATTAGCTTCAGTTTTAAACAACgctgaaaagaaaatggccaGTGACAAAACGCCGTTTCTGTCCATCAATAGGATGCGGAGTGGTGAACAGTTAGTTACCAAGGATTCTTGCGTTTCGAATACAAAGATAAAGGCAGCAATCTTCAACAGCGACGTTCCGACGAATGGTGTACCAGTTGCTGAGATTGACCAGCTGGAGGCACAGTTTGCTTTGATGTCTGTCGAAAAATTgcacaacaaaacgcaaaaccaaatccctggAAACACTGCTGTTACTAAAAATGTCTCTAATGCAACTGCTCATTCTACGGACATTGACTTAATGAAGGAATGCTGTAAAGACATGTGTGCAATATTAGAGACCGCCCCTCAAATGCAAGAACCAAAATCATCCACTAACTCTACCTACACTGGTGCAATAAGAAAAGTTGTCGCAGACACGGTGGATGACAAATTGCACGAGCTTCCCTATTTTCAACTGAACGTTGAGGCTAAAGAATGGAAAGCTACACCTGCCAATGCCACAAACGAAACATTGAATGGTTCCTTTCCCGGTTCCTCTAAACTTCGTAGTGGAATCCGAGAATTACCATCATTTTGGAATCTAAACTTTGACGACCACGCTCAGCACGGAAACACTACCGGCGCTCAACCATGCGGTGGCAGGAAAATCGTCGGACGACAGTTGACATCGCccaaaagaaggcaaaaatcTGTGAATCGAAACATTATGTTCGAGCTGGATGATCGAACGCAGGAAATTTTACGCTACGAGCGAGGTTTGGAATCGCGCCGCAAGAAAGCGCTCGAAGCGATGCGTGTAGAACAGGAAAGGATTAAATGGTCAGCACTATCGGGAGCAGCACAGAAGCAACAGCTATGTCCAATCGTATCTACTAATACGAAGAATCAATACCAGCCTGCTGTGATCGCTGCTACAACAAACCATAACCCTACCCATACCGTTGCCGGTATCCATGGTTTTCAgcgtaccagcagcagcaacagcagttcTGCTCATTCGGCCAACCAAATGCCGTTGCTTCCGTTGGCCGAAAAACAGCCAGCCCCTGTTCGATCCAGTATCTGTATAATGAAGCATCGAACACCACCAAATACTCTGATACGTTACGAAAAAGCCGAACTGCTGAAACTGAATTACTCGGCAAAGTGTGCTGATAAAAGGTATGACGAGCCGCAGGACGTATTTTCCTACATGACACATTTTAGCATTGATTAA
- the LOC126564927 gene encoding protein vestigial isoform X1: MAVSCPEVMYGAYYPYLYGRAGPSRPFYQYERFNQDLYSSSGVPLAASSSTSAGSHSPCSPLLPPSLPSNVAAVAAAAQSSSALTSSATVTSVNQTAIPTIPLGALQRHITKEEDISTARSDTEGTISGAHNDSSCSSGPDSPHNLNQQQTDASGLAAAAAAAVAGGGSGESSSGGSGLMAGGSGNGRAQYVSATCVVFTHYSGDAASVVDEHFSRALNFSDKNNKAGYSSMSSRNFPPSFWNSNYVPPTPAPTHHQVSDLYSTDGGYSTDPWHAAHYGSYAHAAHAHAAHAHAYHHNMAQYGSLLRLPQQYGHTSRLHHDQQTAHALESAAAYTSYPTMAGLEAQVQESSKDLYWF; the protein is encoded by the exons TTCAATCAAGATCTTTACTCATCGTCCGGTGTGCCGCTGGCCGCATCGTCTAGCACGTCGGCCGGATCGCATTCACCCTGCAGTCCGCTGTTACCTCCGTCGTTACCTTCGAACGTAGCGGCCGTGGCAGCCGCGGCACAGTCCAGCTCGGCCCTTACCTCCTCGGCGACGGTAACCTCCGTCAACCAGACCGCCATACCGACCATCCCGCTAGGTGCACTGCAGAGGCACATTACCAAAGAGGAAGACATCAGCACAGCCCGAAGTGACACGGAAG GAACCATATCCGGTGCGCACAACGATAGTTCGTGCTCTTCCGGCCCCGACTCACCGCACAATCTTAACCAGCAGCAGACGGATGCGAGCGGGTTGGCAgcggccgcagcagcagccgtgGCCGGCGGTGGCAGTGGCGAATCGTCCAGCGGTGGCAGCGGTCTGATGGCCGGTGGAAGCGGTAACGGTCGGGCCCAGTACGTGTCGGCGACGTGTGTTGTGTTCACGCACTACTCGGGCGATGCGGCGAGCGTGGTGGACGAACACTTTTCTAGGGCGTTAAATTTTAGCGATAAGAATAATAAAG CAGGATACAGTTCGATGTCGAGTAGAAACTTCCCTCCCTCATTCTGGAACAGTAACTACGTTCCCCCAACACCTGCCCCAACGCATCATCAG GTTTCCGACCTTTACTCCACCGACGGTGGTTATTCGACGGATCCGTGGCATGCGGCACACTACGGCTCGTACGCACACGCTGCCCATGCGCATGCCGCACACGCCCACGCGTACCACCACAATATGGCCCAATATGGCAGCTTACTGAGGTTACCCCAACAGTACGGACACACGTCCAG ATTACACCACGACCAACAGACGGCACACGCGTTAGAGAGTGCAGCGGCGTACACGAGCTATCCAACGATGGCAG GATTAGAAGCGCAAGTACAGGAATCGTCGAAGGATTTGTACTGGTTCTAG
- the LOC126564197 gene encoding uncharacterized protein LOC126564197 encodes MSSSEGSDRSEKSNTSTVSSVDSFRQRVENLRAKYQDILQEGFFRNLQHDWLQQQAAEPDLTQTSSDASTLDCLSDPSGSFIVLNGRKFPLEFFRDISPKVEEKSPPKETSGRSSSAEKQELQEQDDYSNPYAVLTLERIAARNARKSRFHTARSRGCQNVRQRLHVEELPFDEEMLGPSKSAKFQSRLATQLDAHYRNELTYRPRIRNFKRIDAIHNLRESGRHQFETYYRQEYIVGQTRKQNIENDSYQQLAERCTELREAVRTIRQERFSATMRVLDVVKPYFETSAQLEARLKELQTRMTSLWNQVVRLESIWVQRLKLQNFLYLIMPKEWRERNDWIHQDGEGRLESYPISISRRDVVNIRNIDDGNDIWAVKRFFDQQYLAKNKPVHEAFTSAAELLHGVAELNTNSMTLLSRLDLMNWVKSNAETESEKVQRNFAHQIQAIRRFIQDMDERRKFYERRTVELKQLFDELVQGPLKHAIHNERNREIESLVTVVYSKLLPAKERDEGSSVRLSGVTCFAFIFEMVLQLLADFDQMPADLLHSIEHKVRFRRRRRMVQAVRAAEEEHRISQLAVQLRRGLAPPYKKPDHKVKPPRSRLRRKVVPVVEVKPHVSKLDEIFRLAFGDDATMTAEERVNFEIDMIYQNYCSVQFDHFLRMIGYEPDYDVVSRVQQRDGPEENFFKRKELIPRVLRKLQQWQHMQQMLRERLFKRMSAEWQTVHS; translated from the coding sequence ATGTCTTCCTCCGAAGGTTCCGATCGTTCCGAAAAATCCAACACCTCAACTGTGTCCTCGGTTGACTCTTTCAGGCAAAGAGTAGAAAACTTAAGAGCAAAATATCAGGACATTCTACAGGAAGGTTTCTTTCGAAATTTGCAGCACGATTGGTTACAGCAGCAAGCGGCCGAACCCGATCTAACCCAGACATCATCGGACGCATCAACGCTCGACTGTTTGAGCGATCCTAGTGGAAGCTTCATCGTGCTGAATGGTCGAAAGTTTCCATTGGAGTTTTTTCGTGACATTTCGCCAAAGGTCGAAGAAAAAAGCCCTCCAAAAGAGACGAGTGGGCGCAGTAGTTCCGCAGAAAAACAGGAACTGCAAGAGCAGGATGATTACAGCAATCCTTATGCGGTTCTGACGCTGGAACGTATTGCGGCGCGTAATGCGAGAAAAAGTCGCTTTCACACGGCACGCTCCCGGGGTTGCCAGAATGTACGGCAACGGTTGCACGTTGAAGAACTTCCGTTTGATGAGGAAATGCTAGGACCTAGCAAATCGGCCAAGTTTCAATCACGCTTGGCTACCCAGCTCGATGCACACTACCGCAATGAACTAACGTACCGGCCAAGGATACGGAACTTTAAGCGTATCGACGCCATTCACAACCTTCGCGAATCGGGACGCCATCAGTTTGAAACGTACTATCGGCAGGAGTACATCGTAGGACAGacgcgaaaacaaaacatcgaaaaCGATTCCTACCAGCAGCTAGCCGAGCGGTGTACCGAACTCCGGGAAGCAGTCCGTACGATTCGACAGGAACGTTTTAGTGCAACAATGAGGGTGCTGGACGTTGTGAAACCATACTTTGAAACGTCTGCCCAGCTGGAGGCCCGTCTAAAAGAGCTACAAACCCGGATGACCAGCCTGTGGAATCAGGTGGTGCGACTGGAAAGCATCTGGGTGCAGCGGCTAAAGCTGCAAAACTTCCTCTACCTCATCATGCCCAAGGAGTGGCGTGAACGCAACGATTGGATCCATCAGGACGGTGAAGGCCGGCTCGAAAGTTACCCAATTTCGATAAGTCGACGCGATGTGGTTAACATCCGCAACATTGACGATGGTAACGATATTTGGGCGGTGAAGAGATTTTTCGACCAGCAGTACCTTGCGAAAAATAAACCCGTCCACGAAGCGTTCACCAGTGCGGCCGAGTTGCTGCACGGCGTGGCGGAGCTAAACACCAACTCCATGACGCTGCTGTCTCGGCTCGATCTGATGAACTGGGTAAAGTCAAACGCCGAAACGGAGTCGGAAAAAGTGCAACGAAATTTCGCGCACCAAATTCAAGCGATACGACGCTTCATACAGGACATGGACGAGCGGCGAAAGTTCTACGAGCGGCGTACCGTCGAGTTGAAGCAACTTTTCGACGAGCTAGTACAAGGACCGCTTAAACATGCCATCCACAATGAACGCAATCGGGAGATAGAAAGTTTGGTGACGGTCGTTTACAGCAAGCTACTACCGGCCAAGGAACGTGACGAAGGTTCGTCGGTACGGCTGTCCGGTGTGACGTGTTTTGCGTTCATCTTCGAAATGGTTCTACAGCTGTTGGCCGATTTCGATCAAATGCCTGCCGATCTGCTGCACTCCATCGAGCATAAGGTACGCTTCCGGCGACGTCGGCGTATGGTACAAGCGGTTCGTGCCGCGGAAGAGGAACACCGGATCAGTCAGCTGGCGGTACAGTTACGCCGTGGGCTAGCGCCACCGTACAAGAAGCCGGATCATAAAGTTAAGCCACCCCGTTCACGCCTACGACGCAAAGTGGTGCCGGTTGTGGAGGTGAAACCACACGTTTCCAAATTGGACGAAATCTTCCGACTGGCGTTCGGAGACGATGCCACGATGACGGCCGAAGAACGGGTTAACTTTGAGATTGATATGATCTATCAAAACTATTGCTCGGTTCAGTTTGACCACTTTTTGCGTATGATCGGTTACGAGCCGGATTATGATGTGGTAAGCCGAGTGCAGCAACGGGACGGACCGGAAGAGAACTTCTTCAAGCGCAAGGAGCTGATTCCACGGGTGCTGCGGAAACTGCAGCAATGGCAACACATGCAGCAGATGTTACGCGAACGATTGTTCAAGCGAATGTCTGCGGAATGGCAAACCGTCCATAGTTAA
- the LOC126564927 gene encoding protein vestigial isoform X2: MAVSCPEVMYGAYYPYLYGRAGPSRPFYQYERFNQDLYSSSGVPLAASSSTSAGSHSPCSPLLPPSLPSNVAAVAAAAQSSSALTSSATVTSVNQTAIPTIPLGALQRHITKEEDISTARSDTEGTISGAHNDSSCSSGPDSPHNLNQQQTDASGLAAAAAAAVAGGGSGESSSGGSGLMAGGSGNGRAQYVSATCVVFTHYSGDAASVVDEHFSRALNFSDKNNKGYSSMSSRNFPPSFWNSNYVPPTPAPTHHQVSDLYSTDGGYSTDPWHAAHYGSYAHAAHAHAAHAHAYHHNMAQYGSLLRLPQQYGHTSRLHHDQQTAHALESAAAYTSYPTMAGLEAQVQESSKDLYWF, encoded by the exons TTCAATCAAGATCTTTACTCATCGTCCGGTGTGCCGCTGGCCGCATCGTCTAGCACGTCGGCCGGATCGCATTCACCCTGCAGTCCGCTGTTACCTCCGTCGTTACCTTCGAACGTAGCGGCCGTGGCAGCCGCGGCACAGTCCAGCTCGGCCCTTACCTCCTCGGCGACGGTAACCTCCGTCAACCAGACCGCCATACCGACCATCCCGCTAGGTGCACTGCAGAGGCACATTACCAAAGAGGAAGACATCAGCACAGCCCGAAGTGACACGGAAG GAACCATATCCGGTGCGCACAACGATAGTTCGTGCTCTTCCGGCCCCGACTCACCGCACAATCTTAACCAGCAGCAGACGGATGCGAGCGGGTTGGCAgcggccgcagcagcagccgtgGCCGGCGGTGGCAGTGGCGAATCGTCCAGCGGTGGCAGCGGTCTGATGGCCGGTGGAAGCGGTAACGGTCGGGCCCAGTACGTGTCGGCGACGTGTGTTGTGTTCACGCACTACTCGGGCGATGCGGCGAGCGTGGTGGACGAACACTTTTCTAGGGCGTTAAATTTTAGCGATAAGAATAATAAAG GATACAGTTCGATGTCGAGTAGAAACTTCCCTCCCTCATTCTGGAACAGTAACTACGTTCCCCCAACACCTGCCCCAACGCATCATCAG GTTTCCGACCTTTACTCCACCGACGGTGGTTATTCGACGGATCCGTGGCATGCGGCACACTACGGCTCGTACGCACACGCTGCCCATGCGCATGCCGCACACGCCCACGCGTACCACCACAATATGGCCCAATATGGCAGCTTACTGAGGTTACCCCAACAGTACGGACACACGTCCAG ATTACACCACGACCAACAGACGGCACACGCGTTAGAGAGTGCAGCGGCGTACACGAGCTATCCAACGATGGCAG GATTAGAAGCGCAAGTACAGGAATCGTCGAAGGATTTGTACTGGTTCTAG